The genome window TTCCAATTTGGTCTGTTTTTTCGTAATGTCTGACAAGCCCATTTGTCAATTTCGTTTAAGGCAACACATTTTAAACCTGCTTTTTCCATTCCGACTGCTAATCCGCCAGCTCCAGCAAAAAGCTCTAAAACTGTATATTCATTATGAGGTTCAATATAATTTGATACTGTTTCCTGAATCTTTTCATCTGAGAAATCAAAAAATAAAGTTTCAACATCTGATTTTCTGTAAACTCTGTAATTGCTCATTGGTTCACGAACAGCTGTCAATTTACCTTCTTTATCCCAACGTCTCAAAGTTTCTTTACTTTTACCAATGTATTCAGAAGTTTCAGAAAGCGTCATATATTCTTCATTCATAACCATATTATTTAACATTACACAATGGTTACAAATTTAGAAGAAAAAACGGAACTGCCAAGCTTAAAAAAAGAAAAGAATTACTATTAATAATAGTTTCCCAAAAATAAAATTCTTAGGCTTGATTTAGTGCTAGTTCTGAATTTGGCAATTTAATATGAATTTGATGTTAATGTTTAGATTATCACTAAATCTTGAAAAAGTTAAAAAATATTTGAGTAAAATAAAGACACATCAAACGGCTTCAAGAACTATTAAAACCCATAATACATTTACTCCGCTTTAAAACGAAACCCAATCCCATGTAAATTCTCAATCGCAATTCCTTTTTCGTTAACCAAAATTTTGCGCAGGCGGGAAATAAAAACATCGAGACTGCGTCCCATGAAATAATCATCGTCACCCCAAAGAGAAGTCAGAATTTGTTCCCGCTTTAAAACTACATTTTTATTGTCAAGGAATAGTTTTAAGAGATCTGCTTCGCGCTGGGTGAGGGAGATTTTTTCCGTTTCATTGAAAAGGGTAAAATTTTTAGTGTCAAATTGGTATTTTCCAATTTCATATATTGATTTTTCAATTGCAGTATTTTTGCGGGAACGTCTCAGGAATACTTCAATTTTCAGCAGTAATTCTTCAATGCTGAAAGGCTTCACGAGATAATCATCAGCACCCAAACGGAGACCTTTTATGCGGTCTTCTTTTAAGGTTTTTGCCGAAAGAAAAATAATAGGAACTTCAGTATCGAGTTTTCTGATTTCGGCAGCCAATTCAAAACCGTCCATTTTTGGCATCATTATATCCAAAATACAGATATCGAAAGAATCTTTTTTAAAAGCTTCTAAACCAGATTTTCCATCCTCGCAATGGGTGACTTCATAATGGTTTTGTTCCAGATTATCTTTGGTCAGGAATGCCAAGGTCGCATCGTCTTCGGTGTATAATATTCGATAAGTACTCATTTAGTTTGGGGAATTAATAGTGAAAAGGTACAGCCTTTTTCGGGATTGCATTTTACTGAAATTTTCCAATTGTGTAAATCAGAAACTTTTTTTGAATAGTACAAACCTAATCCAAAACCAGTTACTTCATTACTTTTTTGGCTTGGAATTCTGTAGAATTTATCAAAGACAAAGTCAATGTTTTTGGACGAAATTCCAATGCCGTTATCTATAAAATTGACTTGTAAATTCTTTCCTGATTTTGAAATAGCGATAGTGATTTCGGGTTTGTTTTCGCTATACTTAATAGCGTTATCCAGCAGATTGTAAACTAAATTTGTAAAATGAAATTCATCAGCTTCGATGCTGGTAGCTTCTAAATCGGTTTCAATTTTTATTTGAGATTCGGGATGTTTCAGTTGTATGTTTTCAATTACTGATTCTAAAATTGGCAGAGCATCCAGAGTTTTTTTGTTTAAAATTAATGGACTGTTATCAGATTTTGCAATGCTTAGAATCTTCTCAATATGCTGACTTAGTTTGTTGCTTTGATCAATAATAATATGAGTGTATTTTTTCAGTTTTTCATCCTGCCTGATTGGATCCTGTTTGTAGAGATAATTCGATGCAATCAGTATGGAGGACAAAGGGGTTTTGAATTCGTGTGCCATATTATTAATGAAATCACGCTGCAGATCGGAGTATTTTTTTTGCTGTAAAAGCGTAAAAATAGAATACACATAGACCAATAAAATAATGATTAATGCAATCGAAAGTACAAACCAGAAACGCAGTGAACTAAAGAGATAACCGGTTTGGTTGGGAAATCGGACAGCAAAATAATAAACAAAATTTTTATGTTTGGGGAAATGTACAGAATGTTTGGTCTGTTTTTTTTCAGAAAGTGAAATGTAGTTTCCATACACCATTTCCTCACTTTGGCAGTTGTACATCGCATATTCAAAATCCGTAGTGATATTCATTTTTCTGAATTCGGAAATGAGATAAAATTCTAAAATCTCCGGTTCAAAATCGTTATCAACATTTACAATATAATAATCGTTAGAAATTTTTTGCACAGGGTTTTTGCCGGGAAGCTCCAGATTAGTCCCGCGGTACAATTTTTTGGCAGCTTCCAGTAAGGCAATATGTGCTTTCTGACTGAACTTTTTATCTTCACTATTAAAGGCTTCCCTTGTCCAAAGCAGCTGGGCTATCAGGATTCCTATAATTGCAATTAAGCCAATCAGGATGCTGCCATTGAGTTTATTCAGTTTCATGATGTAATATTAATCAAAATTCGGCTGTGTTTTCTGCATTAACAAGTCATTAACAAAGATTTGAAACCGCTTAACAAAGGGGTCTGTTTTTCTAATTTATTTTTGGGTTATTCAAAACAGTAACCAATAAAATTATAAAAATATGAAAATGATCAAAATTTCAATGCTGGCATTAACACTAAGCTTAATGTCTTTTTCGGCTATCGCTCCAGTAAAGGTATTAATTTCAAAAACAATCACAGCTTCTTCAATTGTATGGAAAAGCGAGACTATTGATGTGGGGACAATTCCACAGAACACACCAAAACCTATTGTTTTTGAATTTAAAAATACAGGAAAAACAGCTGTTATAATTACAAATGTTCAAGGTTCCTGTGGCTGCACCGCAACAGATTATATTAAAATGCCGATTGCTCCAGGAAAATCAGGAACAGTTACAGCTACGTATAATGCTGCTAATCCAGGGACATTTACCAAAACAGTATCAGTAACAACTAATGTTGAAACGGCACCTAAAGTTTTGACTATAAAAGGAACTGTAGTTACAGCATCA of Flavobacterium marginilacus contains these proteins:
- a CDS encoding response regulator transcription factor, with product MSTYRILYTEDDATLAFLTKDNLEQNHYEVTHCEDGKSGLEAFKKDSFDICILDIMMPKMDGFELAAEIRKLDTEVPIIFLSAKTLKEDRIKGLRLGADDYLVKPFSIEELLLKIEVFLRRSRKNTAIEKSIYEIGKYQFDTKNFTLFNETEKISLTQREADLLKLFLDNKNVVLKREQILTSLWGDDDYFMGRSLDVFISRLRKILVNEKGIAIENLHGIGFRFKAE
- a CDS encoding sensor histidine kinase, with product MKLNKLNGSILIGLIAIIGILIAQLLWTREAFNSEDKKFSQKAHIALLEAAKKLYRGTNLELPGKNPVQKISNDYYIVNVDNDFEPEILEFYLISEFRKMNITTDFEYAMYNCQSEEMVYGNYISLSEKKQTKHSVHFPKHKNFVYYFAVRFPNQTGYLFSSLRFWFVLSIALIIILLVYVYSIFTLLQQKKYSDLQRDFINNMAHEFKTPLSSILIASNYLYKQDPIRQDEKLKKYTHIIIDQSNKLSQHIEKILSIAKSDNSPLILNKKTLDALPILESVIENIQLKHPESQIKIETDLEATSIEADEFHFTNLVYNLLDNAIKYSENKPEITIAISKSGKNLQVNFIDNGIGISSKNIDFVFDKFYRIPSQKSNEVTGFGLGLYYSKKVSDLHNWKISVKCNPEKGCTFSLLIPQTK
- a CDS encoding DUF1573 domain-containing protein; amino-acid sequence: MKMIKISMLALTLSLMSFSAIAPVKVLISKTITASSIVWKSETIDVGTIPQNTPKPIVFEFKNTGKTAVIITNVQGSCGCTATDYIKMPIAPGKSGTVTATYNAANPGTFTKTVSVTTNVETAPKVLTIKGTVVTASAGVKS